The following proteins are co-located in the Scomber scombrus chromosome 2, fScoSco1.1, whole genome shotgun sequence genome:
- the LOC134001247 gene encoding deoxycytidylate deaminase-like produces MRLIFLHITKPSLRLFFYGSKRKREGCLDCSDYFMAVAVLTSKMSEDPNTQVGACIVNQDNKVVSTGHNQMPKGGKDKLPWEQKKEDEHDTKYPYVCHAELNAIMNKNSADVKGCTIYVTLFPCNECAKLIIQGGIKAVVYLSDRYKDRDSTIASKKMLNLAGIPYEQFKPKGAAEIVINIRERAEGE; encoded by the exons ATGCGACTGATTTTTCTCCACATAACAAAACCTTCTCTCCGTCTCTTTTTCTATGGCtcaaaaaggaagagagaaggctGCCTGGACTGTTCTGACTACTTTATGGCTGTAGCTGTGCTGACATCAAAAATGAGTGAAGACCCAAAtacacag GTAGGGGCTTGTATTGTGAACCAGGACAACAAGGTAGTTAGCACTGGTCACAATCAAATGCCCAAAGGCGGTAAGGACAAGCTACCATGGGAACAAAAAAAGGAGGACGAGCATGACACTAAGTACCCTTATG TGTGCCATGCAGAGCTGAATGCCATCATGAACAAGAACAGTGCTGATGTGAAGGGCTGCACTATCTATGTGACTCTGTTCCCCTGCAACGAGTGTGCCAAGCTCATCATCCAGGGAG GCATTAAGGCGGTGGTCTATCTTTCTGATAGGTATAAGGACAGAGACTCAACAATCGCTTCCAAGAAGATGCTCAACTTGGCTGGCATACCATACGA GCAATTCAAACCCAAGGGGGCAGCTGAGATTGTCATCAATATTAGAGAGAGGGCAGAGGGAGAATGA
- the LOC133989886 gene encoding Kv channel-interacting protein 2-like isoform X2, whose product MKSRSQDQSLSDSRELDRSYDPLTGNPPSKPNKKTIKQRFLKLLPCCQSDSSPSINQITILFLSLSPHTASEIDESEQSIVRYRPEGLDRLVQKTNFNKKELQILYRGFKNECPTGAVNEETFKGIYAQFFPLGDSNMYAHFLFEAFDTHNNGAVNFEDFVVSLSIILRGSITDKLNWAFNMYDLNKDGCITREEMTNIMHSIYDMMGKYTYPCMKDDTPKDHVDSFFQKMDKNNDGVVTIEEFLETCQKDENIIQSMHMFDNVI is encoded by the exons atgaaatccaGGAGTCAGGACCAGAGTTTGTCTGACTCCAGAGAGCTGGACAGATCTTACGACCCGCTTACAG GTAATCCACCATCCAAACCCAATAAAAAGACCATAAAGCAGCGGTTCCTCAAACTGCTGCCCTGCTGTCAGTCTGACTCCAGCCCTTCAATTAATCAAA TCActattttgtttctctctctgtccccacATACAGCGAGTGAGATTGATGAGAGTGAACAGTCAATAGTGCGTTATAGACCGGAGGGGCTGGACCGTCTCGTACAAAAGACCAACTTCAACAAAAAAGAGCTGCAGATCCTCTACCGTGGATTCAAAAAT GAGTGTCCCACTGGTGCTGTGAATGAGGAGACTTTTAAAGGCATCTACGCCCAGTTCTTCCCCCTGGGAG ATTCAAATATGTACGCACACTTCTTGTTTGAAGCCTTTGACACACATAATAACGGAGCTGTCAACTTCGAG GATTTTGTTGTAAGTCTGTCTATCATCTTGCGAGGCTCCATCACTGATAAACTCAACTGGGCCTTTAACATGTACGATCTCAACAAAGACGGCTGCATCACTAGAGAG GAGATGACAAACATCATGCACTCCATATATGATATGATGGGGAAATATACTTACCCTTGCATGAAGGATGATACTCCCAAGGATCATGTTGACAGCTTCTTCCAG aaaatgGACAAGAACAATGATGGAGTGGTCACCATCGAGGAGTTCTTGGAGACATGTCAAAAG GATGAGAACATCATACAGTCCATGCACATGTTTGACAATGTGATCTAA
- the LOC133989886 gene encoding Kv channel-interacting protein 2-like isoform X7 — MKSRSQDQSLSDSRELDRSYDPLTASEIDESEQSIVRYRPEGLDRLVQKTNFNKKELQILYRGFKNECPTGAVNEETFKGIYAQFFPLGDSNMYAHFLFEAFDTHNNGAVNFEDFVVSLSIILRGSITDKLNWAFNMYDLNKDGCITREEMTNIMHSIYDMMGKYTYPCMKDDTPKDHVDSFFQKMDKNNDGVVTIEEFLETCQKDENIIQSMHMFDNVI, encoded by the exons atgaaatccaGGAGTCAGGACCAGAGTTTGTCTGACTCCAGAGAGCTGGACAGATCTTACGACCCGCTTACAG CGAGTGAGATTGATGAGAGTGAACAGTCAATAGTGCGTTATAGACCGGAGGGGCTGGACCGTCTCGTACAAAAGACCAACTTCAACAAAAAAGAGCTGCAGATCCTCTACCGTGGATTCAAAAAT GAGTGTCCCACTGGTGCTGTGAATGAGGAGACTTTTAAAGGCATCTACGCCCAGTTCTTCCCCCTGGGAG ATTCAAATATGTACGCACACTTCTTGTTTGAAGCCTTTGACACACATAATAACGGAGCTGTCAACTTCGAG GATTTTGTTGTAAGTCTGTCTATCATCTTGCGAGGCTCCATCACTGATAAACTCAACTGGGCCTTTAACATGTACGATCTCAACAAAGACGGCTGCATCACTAGAGAG GAGATGACAAACATCATGCACTCCATATATGATATGATGGGGAAATATACTTACCCTTGCATGAAGGATGATACTCCCAAGGATCATGTTGACAGCTTCTTCCAG aaaatgGACAAGAACAATGATGGAGTGGTCACCATCGAGGAGTTCTTGGAGACATGTCAAAAG GATGAGAACATCATACAGTCCATGCACATGTTTGACAATGTGATCTAA
- the LOC133989886 gene encoding Kv channel-interacting protein 2-like isoform X4, whose product MKSRSQDQSLSDSRELDRSYDPLTGNPPSKPNKKTIKQRFLKLLPCCQSDSSPSINQSNEIDESEQSIVRYRPEGLDRLVQKTNFNKKELQILYRGFKNECPTGAVNEETFKGIYAQFFPLGDSNMYAHFLFEAFDTHNNGAVNFEDFVVSLSIILRGSITDKLNWAFNMYDLNKDGCITREEMTNIMHSIYDMMGKYTYPCMKDDTPKDHVDSFFQKMDKNNDGVVTIEEFLETCQKDENIIQSMHMFDNVI is encoded by the exons atgaaatccaGGAGTCAGGACCAGAGTTTGTCTGACTCCAGAGAGCTGGACAGATCTTACGACCCGCTTACAG GTAATCCACCATCCAAACCCAATAAAAAGACCATAAAGCAGCGGTTCCTCAAACTGCTGCCCTGCTGTCAGTCTGACTCCAGCCCTTCAATTAATCAAAGCAA TGAGATTGATGAGAGTGAACAGTCAATAGTGCGTTATAGACCGGAGGGGCTGGACCGTCTCGTACAAAAGACCAACTTCAACAAAAAAGAGCTGCAGATCCTCTACCGTGGATTCAAAAAT GAGTGTCCCACTGGTGCTGTGAATGAGGAGACTTTTAAAGGCATCTACGCCCAGTTCTTCCCCCTGGGAG ATTCAAATATGTACGCACACTTCTTGTTTGAAGCCTTTGACACACATAATAACGGAGCTGTCAACTTCGAG GATTTTGTTGTAAGTCTGTCTATCATCTTGCGAGGCTCCATCACTGATAAACTCAACTGGGCCTTTAACATGTACGATCTCAACAAAGACGGCTGCATCACTAGAGAG GAGATGACAAACATCATGCACTCCATATATGATATGATGGGGAAATATACTTACCCTTGCATGAAGGATGATACTCCCAAGGATCATGTTGACAGCTTCTTCCAG aaaatgGACAAGAACAATGATGGAGTGGTCACCATCGAGGAGTTCTTGGAGACATGTCAAAAG GATGAGAACATCATACAGTCCATGCACATGTTTGACAATGTGATCTAA
- the LOC133989886 gene encoding Kv channel-interacting protein 2-like isoform X1: MKSRSQDQSLSDSRELDRSYDPLTGNPPSKPNKKTIKQRFLKLLPCCQSDSSPSINQSKFTILFLSLSPHTASEIDESEQSIVRYRPEGLDRLVQKTNFNKKELQILYRGFKNECPTGAVNEETFKGIYAQFFPLGDSNMYAHFLFEAFDTHNNGAVNFEDFVVSLSIILRGSITDKLNWAFNMYDLNKDGCITREEMTNIMHSIYDMMGKYTYPCMKDDTPKDHVDSFFQKMDKNNDGVVTIEEFLETCQKDENIIQSMHMFDNVI; the protein is encoded by the exons atgaaatccaGGAGTCAGGACCAGAGTTTGTCTGACTCCAGAGAGCTGGACAGATCTTACGACCCGCTTACAG GTAATCCACCATCCAAACCCAATAAAAAGACCATAAAGCAGCGGTTCCTCAAACTGCTGCCCTGCTGTCAGTCTGACTCCAGCCCTTCAATTAATCAAAGCAAGT TCActattttgtttctctctctgtccccacATACAGCGAGTGAGATTGATGAGAGTGAACAGTCAATAGTGCGTTATAGACCGGAGGGGCTGGACCGTCTCGTACAAAAGACCAACTTCAACAAAAAAGAGCTGCAGATCCTCTACCGTGGATTCAAAAAT GAGTGTCCCACTGGTGCTGTGAATGAGGAGACTTTTAAAGGCATCTACGCCCAGTTCTTCCCCCTGGGAG ATTCAAATATGTACGCACACTTCTTGTTTGAAGCCTTTGACACACATAATAACGGAGCTGTCAACTTCGAG GATTTTGTTGTAAGTCTGTCTATCATCTTGCGAGGCTCCATCACTGATAAACTCAACTGGGCCTTTAACATGTACGATCTCAACAAAGACGGCTGCATCACTAGAGAG GAGATGACAAACATCATGCACTCCATATATGATATGATGGGGAAATATACTTACCCTTGCATGAAGGATGATACTCCCAAGGATCATGTTGACAGCTTCTTCCAG aaaatgGACAAGAACAATGATGGAGTGGTCACCATCGAGGAGTTCTTGGAGACATGTCAAAAG GATGAGAACATCATACAGTCCATGCACATGTTTGACAATGTGATCTAA
- the LOC133989886 gene encoding Kv channel-interacting protein 2-like isoform X3: protein MKSRSQDQSLSDSRELDRSYDPLTGGNPPSKPNKKTIKQRFLKLLPCCQSDSSPSINQSNEIDESEQSIVRYRPEGLDRLVQKTNFNKKELQILYRGFKNECPTGAVNEETFKGIYAQFFPLGDSNMYAHFLFEAFDTHNNGAVNFEDFVVSLSIILRGSITDKLNWAFNMYDLNKDGCITREEMTNIMHSIYDMMGKYTYPCMKDDTPKDHVDSFFQKMDKNNDGVVTIEEFLETCQKDENIIQSMHMFDNVI, encoded by the exons atgaaatccaGGAGTCAGGACCAGAGTTTGTCTGACTCCAGAGAGCTGGACAGATCTTACGACCCGCTTACAG GAG GTAATCCACCATCCAAACCCAATAAAAAGACCATAAAGCAGCGGTTCCTCAAACTGCTGCCCTGCTGTCAGTCTGACTCCAGCCCTTCAATTAATCAAAGCAA TGAGATTGATGAGAGTGAACAGTCAATAGTGCGTTATAGACCGGAGGGGCTGGACCGTCTCGTACAAAAGACCAACTTCAACAAAAAAGAGCTGCAGATCCTCTACCGTGGATTCAAAAAT GAGTGTCCCACTGGTGCTGTGAATGAGGAGACTTTTAAAGGCATCTACGCCCAGTTCTTCCCCCTGGGAG ATTCAAATATGTACGCACACTTCTTGTTTGAAGCCTTTGACACACATAATAACGGAGCTGTCAACTTCGAG GATTTTGTTGTAAGTCTGTCTATCATCTTGCGAGGCTCCATCACTGATAAACTCAACTGGGCCTTTAACATGTACGATCTCAACAAAGACGGCTGCATCACTAGAGAG GAGATGACAAACATCATGCACTCCATATATGATATGATGGGGAAATATACTTACCCTTGCATGAAGGATGATACTCCCAAGGATCATGTTGACAGCTTCTTCCAG aaaatgGACAAGAACAATGATGGAGTGGTCACCATCGAGGAGTTCTTGGAGACATGTCAAAAG GATGAGAACATCATACAGTCCATGCACATGTTTGACAATGTGATCTAA
- the LOC133989886 gene encoding Kv channel-interacting protein 2-like isoform X5: protein MKSRSQDQSLSDSRELDRSYDPLTGSEIDESEQSIVRYRPEGLDRLVQKTNFNKKELQILYRGFKNVSECLIPECPTGAVNEETFKGIYAQFFPLGDSNMYAHFLFEAFDTHNNGAVNFEDFVVSLSIILRGSITDKLNWAFNMYDLNKDGCITREEMTNIMHSIYDMMGKYTYPCMKDDTPKDHVDSFFQKMDKNNDGVVTIEEFLETCQKDENIIQSMHMFDNVI from the exons atgaaatccaGGAGTCAGGACCAGAGTTTGTCTGACTCCAGAGAGCTGGACAGATCTTACGACCCGCTTACAGGTAG TGAGATTGATGAGAGTGAACAGTCAATAGTGCGTTATAGACCGGAGGGGCTGGACCGTCTCGTACAAAAGACCAACTTCAACAAAAAAGAGCTGCAGATCCTCTACCGTGGATTCAAAAATGTCAGTGAATGTTTGATTCCT GAGTGTCCCACTGGTGCTGTGAATGAGGAGACTTTTAAAGGCATCTACGCCCAGTTCTTCCCCCTGGGAG ATTCAAATATGTACGCACACTTCTTGTTTGAAGCCTTTGACACACATAATAACGGAGCTGTCAACTTCGAG GATTTTGTTGTAAGTCTGTCTATCATCTTGCGAGGCTCCATCACTGATAAACTCAACTGGGCCTTTAACATGTACGATCTCAACAAAGACGGCTGCATCACTAGAGAG GAGATGACAAACATCATGCACTCCATATATGATATGATGGGGAAATATACTTACCCTTGCATGAAGGATGATACTCCCAAGGATCATGTTGACAGCTTCTTCCAG aaaatgGACAAGAACAATGATGGAGTGGTCACCATCGAGGAGTTCTTGGAGACATGTCAAAAG GATGAGAACATCATACAGTCCATGCACATGTTTGACAATGTGATCTAA
- the LOC133989886 gene encoding Kv channel-interacting protein 2-like isoform X6, with protein sequence MKSRSQDQSLSDSRELDRSYDPLTGSEIDESEQSIVRYRPEGLDRLVQKTNFNKKELQILYRGFKNECPTGAVNEETFKGIYAQFFPLGDSNMYAHFLFEAFDTHNNGAVNFEDFVVSLSIILRGSITDKLNWAFNMYDLNKDGCITREEMTNIMHSIYDMMGKYTYPCMKDDTPKDHVDSFFQKMDKNNDGVVTIEEFLETCQKDENIIQSMHMFDNVI encoded by the exons atgaaatccaGGAGTCAGGACCAGAGTTTGTCTGACTCCAGAGAGCTGGACAGATCTTACGACCCGCTTACAGGTAG TGAGATTGATGAGAGTGAACAGTCAATAGTGCGTTATAGACCGGAGGGGCTGGACCGTCTCGTACAAAAGACCAACTTCAACAAAAAAGAGCTGCAGATCCTCTACCGTGGATTCAAAAAT GAGTGTCCCACTGGTGCTGTGAATGAGGAGACTTTTAAAGGCATCTACGCCCAGTTCTTCCCCCTGGGAG ATTCAAATATGTACGCACACTTCTTGTTTGAAGCCTTTGACACACATAATAACGGAGCTGTCAACTTCGAG GATTTTGTTGTAAGTCTGTCTATCATCTTGCGAGGCTCCATCACTGATAAACTCAACTGGGCCTTTAACATGTACGATCTCAACAAAGACGGCTGCATCACTAGAGAG GAGATGACAAACATCATGCACTCCATATATGATATGATGGGGAAATATACTTACCCTTGCATGAAGGATGATACTCCCAAGGATCATGTTGACAGCTTCTTCCAG aaaatgGACAAGAACAATGATGGAGTGGTCACCATCGAGGAGTTCTTGGAGACATGTCAAAAG GATGAGAACATCATACAGTCCATGCACATGTTTGACAATGTGATCTAA